A single window of Carassius auratus strain Wakin chromosome 9, ASM336829v1, whole genome shotgun sequence DNA harbors:
- the LOC113108116 gene encoding target of Nesh-SH3-like isoform X2, with amino-acid sequence MSSVLFSLRKKDNMRAFLLLFLSEILLLRLTSVTSMKVQRQNMRVRISAVGDTIVLKFIRPHEDTRLEGYILGYGSTMFSKQFIQLPEDGQPYETEIDAEPKYLIAVQSKNPEEPKKKCAGKVDLEKPLNIVIGSVTESSVLLSWGTLLTSPFMDTVLEDCFDEGQFTVRYREKEPRNTWNYQTCPSTSTVIDNLKPDALYEFEVRADTDTNSGVWSPPVNHHTADQIIEQFPEPTQAKPKKPVLESQQTFLPPVPGEENPTTVPDNPPTSTEALPSSHTSIILSTPTTTSTVRPRNPTSHPSTTQADLLTEQHTSITPQQPTTSQPQPSTTQQQTSTTQQPTTTIQQYTSEMQISVKAQPNTAKLLLNTSPQHLGETSTPNPPTTKPPIQQTQQSTTSTVQEHPHSTKKQDSIPTRKVQPSTRLHRLSTTKNSRGTSKHPTTHTYFTETTSHYHSSTIAHSEQPNTKPPPTTQDWSTNSHSLTNKALTSPTTLANSVLVTEQQTDVLVSQLKTEVSKHPVFSTNPSILKEYSTSHVPTTKNPPLTENIQELTPHTTYLPITFWYQPRPSTTNRPSTTKQQASTDKYNPKTDSQVVNRQSTPEEWLPGTPKNLLNLTPETAFTKSDAIQNSPVAERVTVGTRHPSRPAAISQPKELLSQPTLTNEVASRNEARGGNQHRLLGSKFPKRTREQIENRKTNQASETLKNGNIINLKQKDPVPDFKPLAPPTTERPAKQRPLSTTTPHSVFEGSRFDTSDNSSVFRSHPLSEVDATGKKRFIAPHVIYRTDKRPEEPCSVTSSLSAFPDEEIGYLNVTGPPKTPPTNLTVVTVEGCPSFIILDWDKSDNETTEYEVISSTKGPHGKEVSVQTTNQTHTAVENLKPESSYEFKVTPKNELGSGPASEPVIFSTESADPRVSEVQTGKTAIWSSFPFKSDSYSECNGQQFIKRTWYRKFVGIQLCNSLRYKIYLSDSLKGKFYSIGDQTGYGEDHCQFVDSFLDGRTGGPLSPNQLPPRKGYYRAMRQEPVKFGDIGGNSMINYVAWYECGIPIPGKW; translated from the exons ATGAGCTCTGTATTGTTTTCTCTGAGAAAAAAGGACAACATGCGagccttcctcctcctcttcctcagcgaGATCTTGCTGCTGAGACTGACCTCCGTAACCAGCATGAAAG TGCAAAGACAAAACATGCGAGTGCGTATCAGCGCTGTTGGAGACACCATTGTATTGAAGTTCATCCGGCCCCATGAGGACACCAGACTGGAGGGATATATCCTGGGCTATGGCAGCACCATGTTCTCCAAACAATTTATCCAGCTACCCGAGGATGGACAGCCCTATGAGACTGAGATAG ATGCTGAGCCCAAATATCTGATTGCGGTACAGTCGAAGAATCCTGAGGAACCTAAGAAAAAGTGCGCAG GAAAAGTGGATCTAGAGAAACCGTTGAACATTGTGATTGGCTCGGTAACAGAGTCCTCAGTGCTGCTGTCCTGGGGGACACTACTGACCAGCCCCTTCATGGATACCGTTCTGGAAGACTGTTTTGATGAAGG ACAGTTCACAGTGCGCTACAGAGAGAAGGAACCCAGAAATACTTGGAACTACCAGACCTGTCCATCCACCAGCACAGTCATTGACAACCTCAAACCAGATGCTCTGTATGAGTTTGAGGTCCGGGCAGACACCGACACAAACAGTGGAGTCTGGAGTCCGCCCGTCAACCATCACACAGCTG ATCAAATAATAGAGCAATTTCCGGAACCAACCCAGGCAAAGCCTAAG AAGCCAGTCTTAGAAAGCCAGCAAACATTCTTGCCACCAGTGCCag GGGAAGAAAATCCCACCACAGTTCCTGACAATCCACCTACCTCAACCGAGGCCCTTCCTTCCTCTCACACATCTATCATTCTGTCCACGCCAACGACCACAAGCACAGTTCGGCCTCGAAACCCCACCAGTCATCCCAGTACAACCCAAGCAGATCTTCTCACAGAGCAACATACTAGCATAACCCCACAACAACCTACAACATCTCAGCCACAACCTTCCACAACCCAACAACAAACCAGCACAACCCAACAACCAACCACTACAATCCAACAATATACCAGCGAAATGCAAATCTCAGTCAAAGCTCAACCAAATACAGCCAAACTGCTGCTGAATACATCCCCACAACATTTAGGTGAAACATCTACCCCTAATCCACCTACAACCAAACCACCAATTCAACAAACCCAACAAAGCACCACAAGCACTGTCCAGGAACATCCTCACTCAACTAAGAAACAAGACAGTATCCCTACAAGAAAAGTTCAGCCCAGCACCAGGCTGCATCGACTGAGCACAACCAAGAATTCACGAGGCACGTCCAAACACCCAACCACTCACACTTATTTTACAGAAACCACTTCTCACTACCACTCCAGCACAATCGCACATTCTGAACAGCCAAACACCAAACCACCACCAACAACACAGGATTGGTCCACAAATAGCCATTCACTGACAAACAAAGCTTTGACTTCACCCACTACTTTAGCAAATAGTGTCTTAGTAACAGAACAACAAACAGATGTATTAGTATCGCAGCTGAAAACCGAAGTTAGCAAGCATCCAGTATTTAgcaccaatccatccatccttAAGGAATATTCTACATCCCATGTCCCCACAACTAAAAACCCACCTCTTACTGAGAACATACAGGAACTGACACCACATACTACATATCTACCCATAACCTTTTGGTATCAGCCCAGACCCAGCACCACTAACAGACCCAGCACTACTAAACAGCAAGCTAGCACTGATAAATACAACCCAAAAACAGACTCCCAAGTTGTAAATCGACAATCTACCCCTGAAGAATGGTTGCCAGGTACCCCAAAAAACCTACTAAACCTTACCCCTGAAACAGCTTTCACCAAATCCGATGCCATTCAAAACTCACCGGTGGCGGAGAGGGTAACAGTGGGGACACGTCATCCAAGTCGACCAGCGG CTATTTCCCAGCCAAAGGAGCTACTGTCACAGCCAACACTTACAAATGAGGTGGCCAGTAGGAATGAGG CGCGCGGTGGTAATCAACATCGACTTTTGGGGTCCAAATTTCCAAAAAGAACCAGAGAGCAAATTG AGAACAGAAAGACGAACCAGGCCTCAGAGACTCTAAAAAATG GAAACATTATTAATCTTAAGCAGAAGGACCCAGTACCAGATTTCAAACCTCTAGCTCCACCCACTACTGAAAGACCAGCCAAACAACGGCCATTGTCGACAACAACACCACATTCTGTTTTTGAGG GGAGTCGTTTTGACACCAGTGACAACTCCTCTGTATTCAGATCGCATCCCCTCTCTGAGGTGGATGCCACGGGGAAGAAACGATTCATTG CACCTCACGTGATCTACAGAACCGACAAACGTCCGGAGGAGCCGTGCTCTGTCACTAGCTCTCTCAGCGCCTTTCCTGATGAGGAGATCGGATACTTGAATGTCACTGGCCCACCCAAGACCCCTCCAACCAACCTTACTGTGGTCACAGTGGAAGGATGCCCCTCCTTTATCATCCTTGACTGGGACAAATCAGACAATGAGACCACAG AATATGAGGTAATTTCCTCCACCAAGGGTCCGCATGGAAAAGAAGTGTCTGTCCAGACAACAAATCAAACACATACAGCTGTGGAGAACCTGAAACCAGAGAGCAG TTATGAGTTCAAAGTTACACCCAAGAATGAATTGGGTTCTGGCCCAGCCAGTGAACCGGTCATCTTCAGTACTGAGTCAG CTGATCCTCGTGTGAGTGAGGTCCAAACCG GTAAAACTGCCATCTGGTCATCGTTTCCATTTAAGTCTGACTCGTACTCCGAGTGCAATGGGCAGCAGTTCATAAAGCGGACCTGGTACCGCAAGTTTGTGGGTATCCAGTTGTGCAACTCTCTTAGATACAAGATCTACCTGAGCGACTCTCTCAAAG GGAAGTTCTACAGCATAGGAGATCAGACTGGGTATGGAGAGGATCACTGCCAGTTTGTTGACTCATTCCTGGACGGACGAACTGGTGGTCCTCTTTCACCAAATCAGTTACCACCCAGAAAAG GCTACTACCGGGCCATGCGTCAAGAGCCTGTCAAGTTTGGGGACATCGGAGGAAATTCCATGATCAACTACGTGGCCTGGTATGAGTGTGGGATACCCATTCCTGGGAAGTGGTAG
- the LOC113108116 gene encoding target of Nesh-SH3-like isoform X1 — MSSVLFSLRKKDNMRAFLLLFLSEILLLRLTSVTSMKVQRQNMRVRISAVGDTIVLKFIRPHEDTRLEGYILGYGSTMFSKQFIQLPEDGQPYETEIDAEPKYLIAVQSKNPEEPKKKCAGKVDLEKPLNIVIGSVTESSVLLSWGTLLTSPFMDTVLEDCFDEGQFTVRYREKEPRNTWNYQTCPSTSTVIDNLKPDALYEFEVRADTDTNSGVWSPPVNHHTADQIIEQFPEPTQAKPKKPVLESQQTFLPPVPGEENPTTVPDNPPTSTEALPSSHTSIILSTPTTTSTVRPRNPTSHPSTTQADLLTEQHTSITPQQPTTSQPQPSTTQQQTSTTQQPTTTIQQYTSEMQISVKAQPNTAKLLLNTSPQHLGETSTPNPPTTKPPIQQTQQSTTSTVQEHPHSTKKQDSIPTRKVQPSTRLHRLSTTKNSRGTSKHPTTHTYFTETTSHYHSSTIAHSEQPNTKPPPTTQDWSTNSHSLTNKALTSPTTLANSVLVTEQQTDVLVSQLKTEVSKHPVFSTNPSILKEYSTSHVPTTKNPPLTENIQELTPHTTYLPITFWYQPRPSTTNRPSTTKQQASTDKYNPKTDSQVVNRQSTPEEWLPGTPKNLLNLTPETAFTKSDAIQNSPVAERVTVGTRHPSRPAAISQPKELLSQPTLTNEVASRNEGRGMFRNSSSVSNLSARNATHRSRSHSRVPPVPHTKFSRTQSVYHNSTGNSNKARGGNQHRLLGSKFPKRTREQIENRKTNQASETLKNGNIINLKQKDPVPDFKPLAPPTTERPAKQRPLSTTTPHSVFEGSRFDTSDNSSVFRSHPLSEVDATGKKRFIAPHVIYRTDKRPEEPCSVTSSLSAFPDEEIGYLNVTGPPKTPPTNLTVVTVEGCPSFIILDWDKSDNETTEYEVISSTKGPHGKEVSVQTTNQTHTAVENLKPESSYEFKVTPKNELGSGPASEPVIFSTESADPRVSEVQTGKTAIWSSFPFKSDSYSECNGQQFIKRTWYRKFVGIQLCNSLRYKIYLSDSLKGKFYSIGDQTGYGEDHCQFVDSFLDGRTGGPLSPNQLPPRKGYYRAMRQEPVKFGDIGGNSMINYVAWYECGIPIPGKW; from the exons ATGAGCTCTGTATTGTTTTCTCTGAGAAAAAAGGACAACATGCGagccttcctcctcctcttcctcagcgaGATCTTGCTGCTGAGACTGACCTCCGTAACCAGCATGAAAG TGCAAAGACAAAACATGCGAGTGCGTATCAGCGCTGTTGGAGACACCATTGTATTGAAGTTCATCCGGCCCCATGAGGACACCAGACTGGAGGGATATATCCTGGGCTATGGCAGCACCATGTTCTCCAAACAATTTATCCAGCTACCCGAGGATGGACAGCCCTATGAGACTGAGATAG ATGCTGAGCCCAAATATCTGATTGCGGTACAGTCGAAGAATCCTGAGGAACCTAAGAAAAAGTGCGCAG GAAAAGTGGATCTAGAGAAACCGTTGAACATTGTGATTGGCTCGGTAACAGAGTCCTCAGTGCTGCTGTCCTGGGGGACACTACTGACCAGCCCCTTCATGGATACCGTTCTGGAAGACTGTTTTGATGAAGG ACAGTTCACAGTGCGCTACAGAGAGAAGGAACCCAGAAATACTTGGAACTACCAGACCTGTCCATCCACCAGCACAGTCATTGACAACCTCAAACCAGATGCTCTGTATGAGTTTGAGGTCCGGGCAGACACCGACACAAACAGTGGAGTCTGGAGTCCGCCCGTCAACCATCACACAGCTG ATCAAATAATAGAGCAATTTCCGGAACCAACCCAGGCAAAGCCTAAG AAGCCAGTCTTAGAAAGCCAGCAAACATTCTTGCCACCAGTGCCag GGGAAGAAAATCCCACCACAGTTCCTGACAATCCACCTACCTCAACCGAGGCCCTTCCTTCCTCTCACACATCTATCATTCTGTCCACGCCAACGACCACAAGCACAGTTCGGCCTCGAAACCCCACCAGTCATCCCAGTACAACCCAAGCAGATCTTCTCACAGAGCAACATACTAGCATAACCCCACAACAACCTACAACATCTCAGCCACAACCTTCCACAACCCAACAACAAACCAGCACAACCCAACAACCAACCACTACAATCCAACAATATACCAGCGAAATGCAAATCTCAGTCAAAGCTCAACCAAATACAGCCAAACTGCTGCTGAATACATCCCCACAACATTTAGGTGAAACATCTACCCCTAATCCACCTACAACCAAACCACCAATTCAACAAACCCAACAAAGCACCACAAGCACTGTCCAGGAACATCCTCACTCAACTAAGAAACAAGACAGTATCCCTACAAGAAAAGTTCAGCCCAGCACCAGGCTGCATCGACTGAGCACAACCAAGAATTCACGAGGCACGTCCAAACACCCAACCACTCACACTTATTTTACAGAAACCACTTCTCACTACCACTCCAGCACAATCGCACATTCTGAACAGCCAAACACCAAACCACCACCAACAACACAGGATTGGTCCACAAATAGCCATTCACTGACAAACAAAGCTTTGACTTCACCCACTACTTTAGCAAATAGTGTCTTAGTAACAGAACAACAAACAGATGTATTAGTATCGCAGCTGAAAACCGAAGTTAGCAAGCATCCAGTATTTAgcaccaatccatccatccttAAGGAATATTCTACATCCCATGTCCCCACAACTAAAAACCCACCTCTTACTGAGAACATACAGGAACTGACACCACATACTACATATCTACCCATAACCTTTTGGTATCAGCCCAGACCCAGCACCACTAACAGACCCAGCACTACTAAACAGCAAGCTAGCACTGATAAATACAACCCAAAAACAGACTCCCAAGTTGTAAATCGACAATCTACCCCTGAAGAATGGTTGCCAGGTACCCCAAAAAACCTACTAAACCTTACCCCTGAAACAGCTTTCACCAAATCCGATGCCATTCAAAACTCACCGGTGGCGGAGAGGGTAACAGTGGGGACACGTCATCCAAGTCGACCAGCGG CTATTTCCCAGCCAAAGGAGCTACTGTCACAGCCAACACTTACAAATGAGGTGGCCAGTAGGAATGAGG GCAGAGGTATGTTCCGCAACTCTTCTTCTGTGTCCAACCTCTCGGCACGAAATGCTACACATAGATCAAGGTCTCACAGTCGTGTCCCTCCAGTTCCCCATACAAAGTTTTCCAGGACACAATCTGTGTATCATAACTCAACTGGCAACAGTAATAAGG CGCGCGGTGGTAATCAACATCGACTTTTGGGGTCCAAATTTCCAAAAAGAACCAGAGAGCAAATTG AGAACAGAAAGACGAACCAGGCCTCAGAGACTCTAAAAAATG GAAACATTATTAATCTTAAGCAGAAGGACCCAGTACCAGATTTCAAACCTCTAGCTCCACCCACTACTGAAAGACCAGCCAAACAACGGCCATTGTCGACAACAACACCACATTCTGTTTTTGAGG GGAGTCGTTTTGACACCAGTGACAACTCCTCTGTATTCAGATCGCATCCCCTCTCTGAGGTGGATGCCACGGGGAAGAAACGATTCATTG CACCTCACGTGATCTACAGAACCGACAAACGTCCGGAGGAGCCGTGCTCTGTCACTAGCTCTCTCAGCGCCTTTCCTGATGAGGAGATCGGATACTTGAATGTCACTGGCCCACCCAAGACCCCTCCAACCAACCTTACTGTGGTCACAGTGGAAGGATGCCCCTCCTTTATCATCCTTGACTGGGACAAATCAGACAATGAGACCACAG AATATGAGGTAATTTCCTCCACCAAGGGTCCGCATGGAAAAGAAGTGTCTGTCCAGACAACAAATCAAACACATACAGCTGTGGAGAACCTGAAACCAGAGAGCAG TTATGAGTTCAAAGTTACACCCAAGAATGAATTGGGTTCTGGCCCAGCCAGTGAACCGGTCATCTTCAGTACTGAGTCAG CTGATCCTCGTGTGAGTGAGGTCCAAACCG GTAAAACTGCCATCTGGTCATCGTTTCCATTTAAGTCTGACTCGTACTCCGAGTGCAATGGGCAGCAGTTCATAAAGCGGACCTGGTACCGCAAGTTTGTGGGTATCCAGTTGTGCAACTCTCTTAGATACAAGATCTACCTGAGCGACTCTCTCAAAG GGAAGTTCTACAGCATAGGAGATCAGACTGGGTATGGAGAGGATCACTGCCAGTTTGTTGACTCATTCCTGGACGGACGAACTGGTGGTCCTCTTTCACCAAATCAGTTACCACCCAGAAAAG GCTACTACCGGGCCATGCGTCAAGAGCCTGTCAAGTTTGGGGACATCGGAGGAAATTCCATGATCAACTACGTGGCCTGGTATGAGTGTGGGATACCCATTCCTGGGAAGTGGTAG
- the LOC113108116 gene encoding target of Nesh-SH3-like isoform X3, with product MSSVLFSLRKKDNMRAFLLLFLSEILLLRLTSVTSMKVQRQNMRVRISAVGDTIVLKFIRPHEDTRLEGYILGYGSTMFSKQFIQLPEDGQPYETEIDAEPKYLIAVQSKNPEEPKKKCAGKVDLEKPLNIVIGSVTESSVLLSWGTLLTSPFMDTVLEDCFDEGQFTVRYREKEPRNTWNYQTCPSTSTVIDNLKPDALYEFEVRADTDTNSGVWSPPVNHHTADQIIEQFPEPTQAKPKKPVLESQQTFLPPVPGEENPTTVPDNPPTSTEALPSSHTSIILSTPTTTSTVRPRNPTSHPSTTQADLLTEQHTSITPQQPTTSQPQPSTTQQQTSTTQQPTTTIQQYTSEMQISVKAQPNTAKLLLNTSPQHLGETSTPNPPTTKPPIQQTQQSTTSTVQEHPHSTKKQDSIPTRKVQPSTRLHRLSTTKNSRGRGMFRNSSSVSNLSARNATHRSRSHSRVPPVPHTKFSRTQSVYHNSTGNSNKARGGNQHRLLGSKFPKRTREQIENRKTNQASETLKNGNIINLKQKDPVPDFKPLAPPTTERPAKQRPLSTTTPHSVFEGSRFDTSDNSSVFRSHPLSEVDATGKKRFIAPHVIYRTDKRPEEPCSVTSSLSAFPDEEIGYLNVTGPPKTPPTNLTVVTVEGCPSFIILDWDKSDNETTEYEVISSTKGPHGKEVSVQTTNQTHTAVENLKPESSYEFKVTPKNELGSGPASEPVIFSTESADPRVSEVQTGKTAIWSSFPFKSDSYSECNGQQFIKRTWYRKFVGIQLCNSLRYKIYLSDSLKGKFYSIGDQTGYGEDHCQFVDSFLDGRTGGPLSPNQLPPRKGYYRAMRQEPVKFGDIGGNSMINYVAWYECGIPIPGKW from the exons ATGAGCTCTGTATTGTTTTCTCTGAGAAAAAAGGACAACATGCGagccttcctcctcctcttcctcagcgaGATCTTGCTGCTGAGACTGACCTCCGTAACCAGCATGAAAG TGCAAAGACAAAACATGCGAGTGCGTATCAGCGCTGTTGGAGACACCATTGTATTGAAGTTCATCCGGCCCCATGAGGACACCAGACTGGAGGGATATATCCTGGGCTATGGCAGCACCATGTTCTCCAAACAATTTATCCAGCTACCCGAGGATGGACAGCCCTATGAGACTGAGATAG ATGCTGAGCCCAAATATCTGATTGCGGTACAGTCGAAGAATCCTGAGGAACCTAAGAAAAAGTGCGCAG GAAAAGTGGATCTAGAGAAACCGTTGAACATTGTGATTGGCTCGGTAACAGAGTCCTCAGTGCTGCTGTCCTGGGGGACACTACTGACCAGCCCCTTCATGGATACCGTTCTGGAAGACTGTTTTGATGAAGG ACAGTTCACAGTGCGCTACAGAGAGAAGGAACCCAGAAATACTTGGAACTACCAGACCTGTCCATCCACCAGCACAGTCATTGACAACCTCAAACCAGATGCTCTGTATGAGTTTGAGGTCCGGGCAGACACCGACACAAACAGTGGAGTCTGGAGTCCGCCCGTCAACCATCACACAGCTG ATCAAATAATAGAGCAATTTCCGGAACCAACCCAGGCAAAGCCTAAG AAGCCAGTCTTAGAAAGCCAGCAAACATTCTTGCCACCAGTGCCag GGGAAGAAAATCCCACCACAGTTCCTGACAATCCACCTACCTCAACCGAGGCCCTTCCTTCCTCTCACACATCTATCATTCTGTCCACGCCAACGACCACAAGCACAGTTCGGCCTCGAAACCCCACCAGTCATCCCAGTACAACCCAAGCAGATCTTCTCACAGAGCAACATACTAGCATAACCCCACAACAACCTACAACATCTCAGCCACAACCTTCCACAACCCAACAACAAACCAGCACAACCCAACAACCAACCACTACAATCCAACAATATACCAGCGAAATGCAAATCTCAGTCAAAGCTCAACCAAATACAGCCAAACTGCTGCTGAATACATCCCCACAACATTTAGGTGAAACATCTACCCCTAATCCACCTACAACCAAACCACCAATTCAACAAACCCAACAAAGCACCACAAGCACTGTCCAGGAACATCCTCACTCAACTAAGAAACAAGACAGTATCCCTACAAGAAAAGTTCAGCCCAGCACCAGGCTGCATCGACTGAGCACAACCAAGAATTCACGAG GCAGAGGTATGTTCCGCAACTCTTCTTCTGTGTCCAACCTCTCGGCACGAAATGCTACACATAGATCAAGGTCTCACAGTCGTGTCCCTCCAGTTCCCCATACAAAGTTTTCCAGGACACAATCTGTGTATCATAACTCAACTGGCAACAGTAATAAGG CGCGCGGTGGTAATCAACATCGACTTTTGGGGTCCAAATTTCCAAAAAGAACCAGAGAGCAAATTG AGAACAGAAAGACGAACCAGGCCTCAGAGACTCTAAAAAATG GAAACATTATTAATCTTAAGCAGAAGGACCCAGTACCAGATTTCAAACCTCTAGCTCCACCCACTACTGAAAGACCAGCCAAACAACGGCCATTGTCGACAACAACACCACATTCTGTTTTTGAGG GGAGTCGTTTTGACACCAGTGACAACTCCTCTGTATTCAGATCGCATCCCCTCTCTGAGGTGGATGCCACGGGGAAGAAACGATTCATTG CACCTCACGTGATCTACAGAACCGACAAACGTCCGGAGGAGCCGTGCTCTGTCACTAGCTCTCTCAGCGCCTTTCCTGATGAGGAGATCGGATACTTGAATGTCACTGGCCCACCCAAGACCCCTCCAACCAACCTTACTGTGGTCACAGTGGAAGGATGCCCCTCCTTTATCATCCTTGACTGGGACAAATCAGACAATGAGACCACAG AATATGAGGTAATTTCCTCCACCAAGGGTCCGCATGGAAAAGAAGTGTCTGTCCAGACAACAAATCAAACACATACAGCTGTGGAGAACCTGAAACCAGAGAGCAG TTATGAGTTCAAAGTTACACCCAAGAATGAATTGGGTTCTGGCCCAGCCAGTGAACCGGTCATCTTCAGTACTGAGTCAG CTGATCCTCGTGTGAGTGAGGTCCAAACCG GTAAAACTGCCATCTGGTCATCGTTTCCATTTAAGTCTGACTCGTACTCCGAGTGCAATGGGCAGCAGTTCATAAAGCGGACCTGGTACCGCAAGTTTGTGGGTATCCAGTTGTGCAACTCTCTTAGATACAAGATCTACCTGAGCGACTCTCTCAAAG GGAAGTTCTACAGCATAGGAGATCAGACTGGGTATGGAGAGGATCACTGCCAGTTTGTTGACTCATTCCTGGACGGACGAACTGGTGGTCCTCTTTCACCAAATCAGTTACCACCCAGAAAAG GCTACTACCGGGCCATGCGTCAAGAGCCTGTCAAGTTTGGGGACATCGGAGGAAATTCCATGATCAACTACGTGGCCTGGTATGAGTGTGGGATACCCATTCCTGGGAAGTGGTAG